From the genome of Synergistaceae bacterium:
AAGCGAACTTCCGTCCGCAGCAGATCATATACCCATATATGAAAAGTGTCCGCGACGAAACCAAAGAAGCCGTCTCATTATACGGCGTCGTTGACGAGTACCGCGTCTGCTTCGAGCACGTTGAAAGCCTGCTGAGCATGCGATGCGTAATGCGGATAGGGGACAAGGTACCGCTGTGGGCCGGCGCTGGCGGCAAGGCACTACTTGCGTTTCTCGGGGAAGAGGTCATAGAACGCGAGATCAAAAAGGCTTATCAGATAACGCCTACTACCGTGTTCAAGGCCGATGAGCTGCGAAAGAGCCTTGCTGATGTCAGAAGCCTCGGCTATGCCATAAGCCATGGTGATCGTGAGGAGGGGATCTTCTCGATCGCTGTCCCCATATTCAACAGAAGGGGCGATATCGAATATTCCTTCTCCGTAGCGGGCCCGGCGCAGAGATTCACGGAAGATGCCGCACTTGAACTCATCCCATCTATACAAAAAATGTGCAGAGAGATAGCAACTCAGATATAATAGCAGTATCATGAAAACCGGAAGAGGTGCTGTCCTATGCCAAACCAGAACTGGAACCCGGAAAATTACAAGAACAACGCATATTTTGTCCCTGAGCTTGGGTTTCCTGTAATAGAACTGCTTGACCCAAAACCAGGGGAGAGGATCCTGGACCTAGGCTGCGGCAACGGTGTACTT
Proteins encoded in this window:
- a CDS encoding IclR family transcriptional regulator, coding for MKEDSVRSVDRAFSILKAFSRDDHKLTLSELAERVDLPITTTLRIANTLEKLNMLQRHSDRSYSLGNQLYLLGNIAKANFRPQQIIYPYMKSVRDETKEAVSLYGVVDEYRVCFEHVESLLSMRCVMRIGDKVPLWAGAGGKALLAFLGEEVIEREIKKAYQITPTTVFKADELRKSLADVRSLGYAISHGDREEGIFSIAVPIFNRRGDIEYSFSVAGPAQRFTEDAALELIPSIQKMCREIATQI